A genome region from Coffea arabica cultivar ET-39 chromosome 7e, Coffea Arabica ET-39 HiFi, whole genome shotgun sequence includes the following:
- the LOC140003889 gene encoding uncharacterized protein isoform X1 gives MDFDDLDEPSQAPTRPSRFAPKGSKFKPKTEPVAATSNSIAKKEELDSKPVSPINSSTTAAAGKAEDAASASVSQSVAMDVDAKVEEEAEQPKDEPMESREEGEDEIVREIDVYLTPSIDPNTKLYVLQYPLRPLWRPYELNDRCEEVRVKSKSAEVEVDLAVDVDSKNYDSDADPRVSMTKQTLTSSWKPPVTAGYAVGVLVGNKLHLNPIHAVVQLRPSMQHYKPESSKRRTTASSNLEDNTKGEEVTTGSLKKQGKSSGPVIEQNKDTREDWIPLNYHGARSDISMRYVRKMVEHDSSHIQFSMNRHDYVNTLCPGTSNENNGSNGPSRRVLLSLPLEERFRTWLLQQKHYLEYAWQTQKIGNTKEFHPLANGPPIHRFDALKHLAPDASVEDILAVLSQHAQLVQGLWIPKSSLLYGKDQGIDALARDYVLLLFSRTPIINNSQLPQQQKLNRAMRDVLNTIAFERASLNDWKFKEPPDMTFIKLNPKIVREQEQTWERLEKLITEKIFGDKIRPATKNSSRPLTTNNPATSKSLSKHASNSSNAGVPRRPMSEETCEALPKALQKLFQSHKVCSFQQICQRLREMAVSESSRPKGFAREAIAAAHGVEAPPEELQAIISQVAINIHGVYVLKSSPVHPEHDEFRKVVIDLFIAEGPNAKLKKASMIEAAKFQLKRDINSLEYQKVVQELCVSQGSAWVLKSGDGNPK, from the exons ATGGACTTTGACGACCTGGACGAGCCGAGCCAGGCTCCAACCCGGCCCTCTCGTTTCGCACCCAAGGGCTCCAAATTCAAACCTAAAACAGAGCCAGTTGCAGCAACCTCGAACTCCATTGCTAAAAAGGAGGAATTAGATTCCAAACCAGTATCACCGATTAATTCCTCCACCACCGCTGCCGCTGGAAAAGCTGAAGATGCAGCATCCGCTTCCGTTTCCCAATCCGTGGCAATGGATGTCGATGCGAAGGTGGAAGAAGAAGCAGAGCAACCGAAAGATGAACCGATGGAGTCGAGAGAAGAAGGAGAAGATGAAATTGTGAGAGAAATTGATGTTTATCTGACACCTTCTATTGATCCTAATACCAAG CTATACGTGTTGCAATATCCTCTGAGGCCATTGTGGCGGCCATATGAATTAAATGATAGATGCGAAGAG GTGCGAGTGAAGTCTAAAAGTGCTGAAGTAGAAGTTGATTTGGCAGTTGATGTTGATTCCAAGAATTATGACTCTGATGCTGATCCTAGAGTTTCAATGACTAAGCAG ACTCTTACCTCATCATGGAAGCCACCTGTCACAGCTGGATATGCTGTTGGAGTTCTTGTTGGAAACAAG TTACACCTGAATCCTATTCATGCAGTTGTGCAGCTCCGACCTTCAATGCAGCATTATAAGCCTGAGAGTTCTAAACGGCGAACTACTGCAAGCAGTAACCTTGAAGATAACACAAAGGGGGAAGAAGTAACTACTGGGTCATTGAAGAAGCAG GGTAAGTCATCTGGGCCTGTGATTGAGCAGAACAAAGATACTAGAGAG GATTGGATACCTCTCAACTACCATGGAGCAAGGAGTGATATTTCGATGAGATATGTGAGAAAAATGGTTGAACATGATTCTTCTCATATACAATTTTCAATGAACAG GCATGACTATGTGAACACCTTGTGTCCTGGCACATCAAATGAGAATAATGGATCCAATGGGCCTTCGAGAAG GGTTTTGCTCTCATTGCCACTTGAAGAACGATTTAGAACTTGGCTTCTTCAG CAGAAACACTACCTAGAGTATGCATGGCAGACCCAAAAAATTGGTAATACCAAAGAATTTCATCCGTTGGCAAAT GGGCCTCCAATCCATCGTTTTGATGCTTTAAAGCATTTGGCACCTGATGCATCTGTCGAGGATATCTTGGCAGTCCTCAGCCAACATGCTCAATTAGTTCAAGGCTTGTGGATTCCCAAAAGTTCACTGCTGTATGGAAAAGATCAAGGAATTGATGCTTTAGCGAGGGATTATGTTCTTCTTCTGTTTAGCAGGACTCCTATTATTAACAATTCACAACTACCACAACAACAGAAACTCAATAGAGCTATGAGAGATGTACTTAACACAATAGCTTTTGAGAGAGCTTCTCTTAATGATTGGAAGTTCAAAGAGCCTCCTGACATGACATTCATAAAACTTAACCCTAAGATTGTCAGAGAACAGGAACAAACTTGGGAACGCTTGGAGAAACTGATAACTGAAAAGATCTTTGGAGATAAAATCAGGCCTGCTACTAAAAACTCTTCAAGGCCTCTCACCACAAATAACCCTGCAACATCAAAGAGTTTAAGTAAGCATGCATCAAATTCTTCAAATGCAGGAGTGCCAAGGAGACCAATGTCAGAAGAAACTTGCGAGGCTTTACCAAAGGCCCTTCAGAAACTTTTTCAAAGTCACAAGGTTTgcag CTTCCAACAAATTTGCCAGCGTCTAAGGGAAATGGCAGTTTCCGAGTCTTCCCGTCCAAAGGGATTTGCTAGAGAAGCAATAGCTGCAGCACATGGTGTTGAAGCTCCTCCAGAGGAGCTTCAGGCAATCATTAGTCAAGTCGCAATTAACATTCATGGTGTTTATGTTTTGAAATCATCCCCAGTTCACCCCGAACATGATGAATTCAG GAAAGTTGTCATTGATCTTTTCATTGCTGAAGGACCAAACGCAAAGCTTAAGAAGGCCTCAATGATAGAAGCTGctaaatttcagcttaaaaggGATATTAACAGCCTGGAATATCAAAAG GTTGTACAGGAACTATGTGTATCTCAAGGTTCGGCTTGGGTCTTGAAAAGTGGTGATGGAAACCCGAAATGA
- the LOC113697990 gene encoding uncharacterized protein produces MNWFQRKIYLYNVTFGLYMLDWWERCLFNILVVVLMWFVFYNGFRYFAEFCRRY; encoded by the exons ATGAATTGGTTTCAAcgtaaaatttatttatataatgtCACTTTTGGACTCTACATGCTCGACTGGTGGGAACGTTGCCTCTTCA ATATCTTGGTGGTCGTTTTGATGTGGTTTGTTTTCTACAATGGCTTCCGATATTTTGCCGAGTTTTGTAGGAGGTACTAA
- the LOC140003889 gene encoding uncharacterized protein isoform X2, whose amino-acid sequence MDFDDLDEPSQAPTRPSRFAPKGSKFKPKTEPVAATSNSIAKKEELDSKPVSPINSSTTAAAGKAEDAASASVSQSVAMDVDAKVEEEAEQPKDEPMESREEGEDEIVREIDVYLTPSIDPNTKLYVLQYPLRPLWRPYELNDRCEEVRVKSKSAEVEVDLAVDVDSKNYDSDADPRVSMTKQTLTSSWKPPVTAGYAVGVLVGNKLHLNPIHAVVQLRPSMQHYKPESSKRRTTASSNLEDNTKGEEVTTGSLKKQGKSSGPVIEQNKDTREDWIPLNYHGARSDISMRYVRKMVEHDSSHIQFSMNRHDYVNTLCPGTSNENNGSNGPSRRVLLSLPLEERFRTWLLQQKHYLEYAWQTQKIGNTKEFHPLANGPPIHRFDALKHLAPDASVEDILAVLSQHAQLVQGLWIPKSSLLYGKDQGIDALARDYVLLLFSRTPIINNSQLPQQQKLNRAMRDVLNTIAFERASLNDWKFKEPPDMTFIKLNPKIVREQEQTWERLEKLITEKIFGDKIRPATKNSSRPLTTNNPATSKSLSKHASNSSNAGVPRRPMSEETCEALPKALQKLFQSHKVCSV is encoded by the exons ATGGACTTTGACGACCTGGACGAGCCGAGCCAGGCTCCAACCCGGCCCTCTCGTTTCGCACCCAAGGGCTCCAAATTCAAACCTAAAACAGAGCCAGTTGCAGCAACCTCGAACTCCATTGCTAAAAAGGAGGAATTAGATTCCAAACCAGTATCACCGATTAATTCCTCCACCACCGCTGCCGCTGGAAAAGCTGAAGATGCAGCATCCGCTTCCGTTTCCCAATCCGTGGCAATGGATGTCGATGCGAAGGTGGAAGAAGAAGCAGAGCAACCGAAAGATGAACCGATGGAGTCGAGAGAAGAAGGAGAAGATGAAATTGTGAGAGAAATTGATGTTTATCTGACACCTTCTATTGATCCTAATACCAAG CTATACGTGTTGCAATATCCTCTGAGGCCATTGTGGCGGCCATATGAATTAAATGATAGATGCGAAGAG GTGCGAGTGAAGTCTAAAAGTGCTGAAGTAGAAGTTGATTTGGCAGTTGATGTTGATTCCAAGAATTATGACTCTGATGCTGATCCTAGAGTTTCAATGACTAAGCAG ACTCTTACCTCATCATGGAAGCCACCTGTCACAGCTGGATATGCTGTTGGAGTTCTTGTTGGAAACAAG TTACACCTGAATCCTATTCATGCAGTTGTGCAGCTCCGACCTTCAATGCAGCATTATAAGCCTGAGAGTTCTAAACGGCGAACTACTGCAAGCAGTAACCTTGAAGATAACACAAAGGGGGAAGAAGTAACTACTGGGTCATTGAAGAAGCAG GGTAAGTCATCTGGGCCTGTGATTGAGCAGAACAAAGATACTAGAGAG GATTGGATACCTCTCAACTACCATGGAGCAAGGAGTGATATTTCGATGAGATATGTGAGAAAAATGGTTGAACATGATTCTTCTCATATACAATTTTCAATGAACAG GCATGACTATGTGAACACCTTGTGTCCTGGCACATCAAATGAGAATAATGGATCCAATGGGCCTTCGAGAAG GGTTTTGCTCTCATTGCCACTTGAAGAACGATTTAGAACTTGGCTTCTTCAG CAGAAACACTACCTAGAGTATGCATGGCAGACCCAAAAAATTGGTAATACCAAAGAATTTCATCCGTTGGCAAAT GGGCCTCCAATCCATCGTTTTGATGCTTTAAAGCATTTGGCACCTGATGCATCTGTCGAGGATATCTTGGCAGTCCTCAGCCAACATGCTCAATTAGTTCAAGGCTTGTGGATTCCCAAAAGTTCACTGCTGTATGGAAAAGATCAAGGAATTGATGCTTTAGCGAGGGATTATGTTCTTCTTCTGTTTAGCAGGACTCCTATTATTAACAATTCACAACTACCACAACAACAGAAACTCAATAGAGCTATGAGAGATGTACTTAACACAATAGCTTTTGAGAGAGCTTCTCTTAATGATTGGAAGTTCAAAGAGCCTCCTGACATGACATTCATAAAACTTAACCCTAAGATTGTCAGAGAACAGGAACAAACTTGGGAACGCTTGGAGAAACTGATAACTGAAAAGATCTTTGGAGATAAAATCAGGCCTGCTACTAAAAACTCTTCAAGGCCTCTCACCACAAATAACCCTGCAACATCAAAGAGTTTAAGTAAGCATGCATCAAATTCTTCAAATGCAGGAGTGCCAAGGAGACCAATGTCAGAAGAAACTTGCGAGGCTTTACCAAAGGCCCTTCAGAAACTTTTTCAAAGTCACAAGGTTTgcag CGTCTAA